In Natrinema amylolyticum, the DNA window CTGGACATTCTCTGCTGCCCGCTCGACAAACACGAACTGGAACTCGAGGACGCCGAGTACGACGACGAGGAGGTCGTCGGCGGCGAACTCGTCTGTACCGAGTGTGGTGAGGCGTACCCGATCGAAGACGGTATTCCGAACCTGCTGCCGCCGGATATGCGCGAGGAGACGCCGGCG includes these proteins:
- a CDS encoding methytransferase partner Trm112 — its product is MKESLLDILCCPLDKHELELEDAEYDDEEVVGGELVCTECGEAYPIEDGIPNLLPPDMREETPA